A window of the Paenibacillus antri genome harbors these coding sequences:
- a CDS encoding response regulator transcription factor, giving the protein MIRIVIAEDQRMMLGALASLLDLEPDMTVVGRANNGEEAVRLVKEHRPDICVMDIEMPAKSGLEAAEELKGSGCKVVILTTFARSGYFERALKAGVSGYLLKDSPIEELADSIRSVMSGRRIYAPDLVDDAYAESNPLTERETEVLELMADGKNTKEIASQLFITTGTVRNYISVILDKLDVGNRIEAIKRFKDKGWFK; this is encoded by the coding sequence ATGATTCGCATCGTGATCGCGGAAGACCAACGGATGATGCTGGGCGCGCTCGCCTCCTTGCTGGATCTCGAGCCCGACATGACGGTCGTCGGCCGGGCGAACAACGGCGAGGAGGCCGTGCGTCTCGTGAAGGAGCATCGGCCGGATATATGCGTGATGGACATCGAGATGCCGGCCAAGAGCGGCCTCGAAGCGGCGGAGGAGCTGAAGGGGAGCGGCTGCAAGGTCGTCATTCTGACGACGTTCGCGCGCTCCGGGTATTTCGAACGGGCGCTCAAAGCGGGCGTCAGCGGTTATTTACTGAAGGACAGCCCGATCGAGGAGCTTGCCGATTCGATCCGCAGCGTCATGTCCGGACGGCGCATCTACGCGCCCGACCTCGTCGACGACGCGTACGCCGAGAGCAATCCGCTCACCGAACGGGAAACCGAGGTGCTCGAGCTGATGGCCGACGGGAAAAACACGAAGGAAATCGCCAGCCAGCTGTTCATTACGACCGGCACGGTGCGTAACTATATTTCCGTCATTCTCGACAAGCTCGACGTCGGGAATCGGATCGAGGCGATCAAGCGGTTCAAGGACAAGGGATGGTTTAAATAG